In one window of Brienomyrus brachyistius isolate T26 unplaced genomic scaffold, BBRACH_0.4 scaffold266, whole genome shotgun sequence DNA:
- the LOC125728374 gene encoding LOW QUALITY PROTEIN: SPRY domain-containing SOCS box protein 4-like (The sequence of the model RefSeq protein was modified relative to this genomic sequence to represent the inferred CDS: deleted 2 bases in 2 codons): MPPAPAAVQLQHAWNPDDRSLNIFVKEDDRLTFHRHPVAQSTDCIRGRVGHVRGLHAWRIQWPARQRGTHAVVGVSTVAAPLHSVGYTALVGSDAESWGWDLGRNKLYHDSKNHGPAGAASYPAFLQPEETFVLPESLLVVLDMDEGTLSFMVDGQYLGVAFRGLKGKKLYPIVSAVWGHCEITMGYINGLDRKCNPPPSPA; the protein is encoded by the exons ATGCCGCCGGCGCCGGCTGCGGTGCAGCTGCAGCATGCCTGGAAC CCGGACGACCGCTCCCTCAACATCTTCGTCAAGGAGGATGACCGGCTCACCTTCCACCGCCATCCAGTGGCCCAGAGCACGGACTGCATCCGGGGCCGCGTGGGCCACGTGCGTGGCCTGCATGCCTGGCGCATTCAGTGGCCTGCCCGGCAGCGAGGCACACATGCCGTGGTGGGcgtgtccactgtggcagcccCACTGCACTCGGTGGGCTACACTGCACTC GTGGGGAGTGACGCGGAGTCTTGGGGGTGGGACTTGGGTCGGAACAAGCTCTACCACGACAGCAAGAACCATGGGCCGGCGGGCGCGGCCAGCTACCCTGCCTTCCTGCAACCGGAGGAGACCTTTGTGCTGCCTGAGTCGCTGCTGGTGGTGCTGGACATGGACGAAGGCACGCTTAGCTTCATGGTGGACGGCCAGTACCTGGGCGTGGCCTTCAGGGGGCTCAAGGGCAAGAAGCTGTACCCCATCGTCAGCGCGGTGTGGGGGCACTGCGAGATCACCATGGGCTACATCAACGGCCTGGACCGTaagtgcaacccccccccctccccagcataG